One part of the Rhodococcus oxybenzonivorans genome encodes these proteins:
- a CDS encoding long-chain-fatty-acid--CoA ligase, whose translation MMDVPLTTWLLFEGAATHHRHSEIVSRQPGGELFRYTYGNFSERTRKLMNAFDTMGIAPGAVVATLAWNSYRHLEAYFAVPCTGRVLHTLNVRLSPDELAFILRDAGDVAVLVDPEFLPLIEQIAPRVPSLTHIVVLTDDAAAAADSTIVAYEQLLAEAESDYAAPELDERQPASLCYTSGTTGQPKGVVSTHRSLFLHALAVTSAAGICVGPGDSVLPQVPMFHASAWGLPFAAVGVGAKLVFFGGPLEAAPFVDLLLDEQVTVSAGVPTVWVSVADELERRPGANEHLRHIISGGSQPPAALIEHYSRKLGIPLVQAWGMTETSPLASVAWPQHRMRSWTEESVTHAARRQAGLPLPGVLVRLRDEDGNALAFDGASMGALEVRGPWVTDEYLHGRGAENFTEDGWFVTGDVAIGSPDGYFVISDRTKDLIKSGGEWISSVDMEAAIMAMPAVIEAAVVAAPDPKWGERPVAYVVPRPGKSIELEMIRQHLETTGFPRWQLPDRVEVIDEIPKTAVGKFDKKVLRALDGS comes from the coding sequence ATGATGGATGTGCCACTGACAACATGGCTCCTTTTCGAAGGCGCCGCTACGCATCATCGCCATTCGGAGATTGTGAGCCGCCAGCCCGGCGGTGAACTGTTTCGCTACACGTATGGCAACTTCTCGGAGCGCACCAGAAAGTTGATGAATGCGTTCGACACCATGGGCATTGCTCCCGGTGCCGTGGTGGCGACACTCGCCTGGAACAGCTACCGGCACCTCGAAGCCTACTTCGCAGTTCCGTGCACTGGACGAGTACTGCATACCCTCAACGTCCGACTGTCGCCGGACGAGCTCGCGTTCATCCTGCGCGACGCGGGCGACGTCGCCGTCCTCGTGGACCCCGAGTTCCTGCCGCTGATCGAGCAGATCGCACCACGCGTACCGAGCCTGACGCACATCGTGGTCCTGACCGATGATGCCGCCGCTGCCGCCGATTCTACGATCGTGGCCTACGAACAGCTGCTCGCCGAGGCCGAGTCGGACTATGCTGCTCCGGAGCTGGACGAGCGACAGCCAGCAAGCCTGTGCTACACCTCCGGCACGACGGGACAGCCCAAGGGAGTGGTCTCGACACACCGTTCACTGTTCCTGCACGCCCTGGCGGTGACCTCGGCCGCCGGCATATGCGTCGGTCCCGGCGACAGCGTGCTCCCGCAGGTACCGATGTTTCACGCCAGTGCCTGGGGTTTGCCATTCGCAGCCGTTGGTGTCGGCGCCAAACTCGTCTTCTTCGGCGGGCCGCTCGAAGCCGCTCCCTTCGTCGACCTTCTACTCGACGAGCAGGTCACCGTGAGCGCCGGAGTACCCACCGTGTGGGTCTCGGTCGCCGACGAACTCGAACGACGGCCCGGCGCGAATGAACACCTGCGGCACATCATCTCTGGCGGGAGCCAACCACCAGCCGCGTTGATCGAGCACTACTCGAGAAAGTTGGGCATACCGTTGGTGCAGGCGTGGGGAATGACGGAGACCTCGCCGCTCGCGAGTGTCGCGTGGCCACAGCATCGGATGCGGTCATGGACCGAGGAGTCGGTCACACATGCAGCTCGGCGCCAAGCCGGACTTCCACTCCCCGGCGTCCTGGTTCGATTGCGCGACGAGGACGGCAATGCGCTGGCATTCGACGGTGCATCGATGGGCGCCCTGGAGGTACGCGGCCCTTGGGTCACCGACGAATATCTGCATGGGCGAGGTGCCGAGAACTTCACCGAGGATGGGTGGTTCGTGACAGGTGACGTCGCGATCGGGTCACCCGACGGCTACTTCGTCATCTCCGACCGAACCAAGGACCTCATCAAGTCCGGCGGCGAATGGATCTCCTCGGTAGATATGGAGGCGGCAATCATGGCGATGCCCGCCGTGATCGAGGCCGCGGTAGTCGCTGCGCCAGACCCGAAATGGGGGGAACGACCAGTCGCCTACGTGGTACCTCGACCCGGGAAAAGCATTGAACTCGAGATGATACGACAGCACCTCGAAACAACGGGATTTCCTCGGTGGCAGCTACCCGACCGCGTCGAGGTGATCGATGAAATCCCCAAAACAGCGGTCGGTAAGTTCGACAAGAAGGTACTGCGCGCACTAGACGGGTCCTAA
- a CDS encoding PucR family transcriptional regulator — MASHDERTALLVARIASSLNRRLVSLTADITDVLYTEIPDLRADRQLLELLGASVEGNLDTIFHTLQHNIAPENLEAPAAAMEYARRLAQQGVPVNALVRAYRLGQTNLLKLVFDELGGEAVEPELGVPVLERIITVMSVYIDRVSQQVVAVYERERERWLAHQSSVRAVRVQEILAGNEHPDAGASAALNYVLNQNHLAAIIWAPDAGAGDMLAKIESAAHDFSGFMGAVTDPLFVAADRVTGWVWVPLGTRSAPRRDYSELREFLHDRHSELVVAVGGITSGPEGFRQSHARAQRARALAIAAGKNAPVAIAYDEPGVSTVAMLTEDPAATRTWVQSVLRGLAADNENAARLRETVQVYLANNLSNVAAAKVLDLHYNSVKYRVKRAAEERGEDFTRDRLSVELALLVCQWLGPAVLTLDQAKGGHVGGQ, encoded by the coding sequence ATGGCTTCACACGACGAGCGCACCGCGCTGTTGGTCGCAAGAATCGCAAGCTCGCTCAACCGGCGGTTGGTGTCGCTGACGGCAGACATCACCGACGTGTTGTACACCGAGATACCCGACTTGCGTGCCGATCGGCAGTTGCTCGAACTGCTCGGGGCGAGTGTCGAAGGAAACCTCGACACCATCTTTCACACGCTGCAGCACAACATTGCGCCGGAAAATCTGGAGGCGCCGGCCGCGGCGATGGAGTACGCGAGACGCCTTGCTCAACAGGGGGTTCCGGTCAATGCGCTCGTACGCGCATATCGACTCGGGCAGACCAATCTCCTCAAATTGGTCTTCGACGAGTTGGGTGGGGAAGCGGTTGAGCCGGAACTGGGCGTTCCAGTGCTCGAGCGCATCATCACCGTGATGTCGGTGTACATCGACAGGGTGTCGCAGCAGGTGGTCGCAGTCTACGAGCGTGAACGGGAACGGTGGTTGGCCCACCAGAGTAGCGTGCGTGCCGTCCGAGTTCAGGAAATATTGGCGGGCAACGAACACCCGGATGCAGGGGCCAGCGCTGCCCTCAACTACGTCCTCAATCAGAATCACCTGGCGGCGATCATTTGGGCCCCCGATGCCGGTGCAGGAGACATGCTGGCCAAGATCGAATCGGCTGCACACGACTTCTCCGGGTTCATGGGGGCAGTGACCGATCCACTGTTCGTGGCGGCGGACCGCGTCACCGGATGGGTATGGGTTCCCCTCGGTACCCGCTCGGCTCCCCGGCGAGATTACAGTGAGCTGCGCGAATTCCTTCACGACCGTCATTCGGAACTAGTTGTGGCTGTCGGTGGAATAACCTCCGGCCCCGAAGGATTCAGGCAGTCCCACGCGCGCGCCCAACGCGCACGAGCGCTTGCCATCGCTGCGGGAAAAAACGCCCCCGTCGCAATCGCATACGACGAACCGGGAGTGTCGACCGTCGCGATGCTCACCGAGGACCCCGCGGCTACCCGGACGTGGGTACAGAGCGTCTTGCGCGGCCTGGCGGCGGACAATGAGAACGCGGCCCGCCTGCGCGAGACCGTGCAGGTCTACCTCGCGAACAATCTCAGCAATGTTGCGGCCGCGAAAGTTCTCGACTTGCACTACAACTCAGTGAAGTATCGGGTGAAGCGCGCCGCGGAGGAGCGGGGGGAGGATTTCACTCGGGACCGCCTGTCCGTCGAACTCGCCTTACTCGTGTGCCAATGGTTGGGACCGGCTGTCCTGACACTGGATCAGGCGAAGGGTGGGCACGTGGGTGGGCAGTGA
- a CDS encoding enoyl-CoA hydratase-related protein gives MSLLTDTVEPGIRVLTIDRPIKRNALDIETYVALAEGIVEADRDPEVRVMIVTGSGGVFTAGNDLIDFRNHPDSTAAFDLLRTLVATEKPIVAAVEGFAVGIGASMLLHCDLAFAGNSTIFSLPFVTLGLTPEGATTLLLPRIAGVKLATELLMLGKKFDSARAEGAGLINRAVADGAAFATALEAAHSLQELPSESVRITKRLLHRDRLDVLQVIDEEAELFRQRCRSVEAKAAIARFLE, from the coding sequence ATGTCCCTTCTTACTGACACTGTTGAACCCGGTATCCGCGTGTTGACGATCGATAGACCAATCAAACGCAACGCCTTAGATATTGAGACCTACGTTGCGCTGGCCGAGGGTATTGTGGAAGCCGACCGCGACCCTGAAGTCCGCGTCATGATAGTTACCGGAAGTGGTGGAGTCTTCACCGCCGGAAACGATTTGATCGACTTCCGGAATCATCCCGATTCCACCGCAGCGTTCGATCTCTTGCGCACCCTGGTCGCGACAGAAAAACCGATTGTCGCAGCAGTCGAGGGTTTTGCGGTCGGCATCGGCGCCAGCATGCTTCTTCACTGCGACTTAGCTTTCGCGGGCAACTCGACTATCTTTTCTTTGCCGTTTGTAACTCTAGGCCTGACCCCAGAAGGCGCCACAACGCTCTTGCTGCCACGAATCGCCGGTGTCAAATTGGCCACCGAATTGTTGATGCTCGGCAAGAAATTCGACTCGGCCCGCGCCGAAGGGGCCGGCCTGATAAACCGCGCCGTCGCTGACGGAGCCGCATTTGCGACAGCACTCGAAGCTGCACACTCTCTCCAGGAACTGCCCTCCGAATCGGTGCGTATAACCAAACGTCTCCTCCACCGCGACCGACTCGACGTACTACAGGTAATCGACGAGGAAGCCGAACTGTTCCGGCAACGTTGTCGCTCGGTAGAAGCGAAAGCCGCAATCGCGCGCTTTCTCGAGTAA
- a CDS encoding SDR family oxidoreductase produces MNDKSFRGRTAVMSGGSRGIGLAIAQAIASRGGNIVLLAKTDTPDPRLPGTIHTAVAELAELGGHAVPVVGDVRNADDIARVVDSARDNFGGIDIVVNNASVLDISRTEALPLKRFDLMQQVNVRGTFALTQACLPYLRKSENPHVLTLSPPLNMSKYWLGAHPGYMLAKYGMTLAALGIAAEHADMPFSSNCLWPQTMITTAAVGNLLGGSESLRHSRSPEIMADAAIELLGRPAGTDNGRTVLDVEVLTEAGVTDFTTYGGNAPLTIDIFVDEPKTSDSSDAFHRTGQAVPRTSSFA; encoded by the coding sequence ATGAACGACAAGAGCTTCCGTGGGAGAACCGCCGTCATGTCCGGAGGAAGTCGCGGCATCGGACTTGCTATCGCCCAGGCAATCGCGAGCCGCGGCGGAAACATCGTCCTGCTCGCCAAGACCGATACCCCTGACCCCCGACTACCCGGAACGATTCACACCGCCGTCGCGGAACTGGCCGAGTTGGGCGGACACGCTGTCCCGGTGGTGGGCGACGTCCGCAACGCCGACGATATCGCCCGAGTCGTCGATTCTGCCCGTGACAACTTCGGCGGCATCGACATCGTCGTCAACAATGCGAGCGTGCTGGACATCTCGAGGACCGAGGCACTGCCCCTGAAGCGGTTCGATTTGATGCAACAAGTCAACGTGCGCGGCACTTTCGCGCTGACCCAGGCGTGTCTTCCGTACCTACGGAAATCTGAAAACCCGCACGTATTGACGCTCTCACCGCCGCTCAATATGTCGAAATACTGGCTGGGCGCCCACCCGGGCTACATGCTGGCCAAGTATGGGATGACGCTGGCCGCGTTGGGTATCGCGGCTGAACACGCGGATATGCCCTTCTCCAGCAACTGCCTGTGGCCGCAGACCATGATCACGACAGCAGCGGTCGGGAACCTACTCGGCGGATCCGAAAGCCTGCGACACTCACGCTCCCCCGAAATCATGGCCGACGCTGCAATCGAACTACTCGGCCGTCCCGCGGGCACCGACAACGGTCGCACCGTCCTCGACGTCGAAGTGCTCACCGAAGCCGGTGTCACCGACTTCACGACGTACGGCGGAAACGCTCCATTGACCATCGACATCTTCGTCGACGAACCCAAGACCTCCGACAGCTCGGATGCGTTCCACCGCACCGGCCAGGCCGTCCCGCGGACCAGTAGTTTCGCGTGA
- a CDS encoding ATP-binding protein: MANRLGEQIDSKHPCGAEKSRSVSYRQTVLRTCPSVRILATSRESLDIRGEMVVRVPPLSLPELTRSTWSLREMSQYDAVILFAQRAASAVPGFTLTEDNISVVADICRRLEGLPLPIELAAARLRAMSVEQIVERLGDRLRLLTLGGRGTPTRQQTLRLCIDWSYDLCSSREQWLWARLAVFAGGFELDAAEGILASDTPGELLDLLTSLVDKSVLIREEVGSVVRYRLLDTIREYGREKLHEVGGYTDLQRKHKDWYERLVLRAKAEWIGPQQVEWIARLEREQPNLRDAMEFSLSKDGEAEAGIRIVTAMYQFWFVRGLFSEGRHWLDRALASREEDQRPFDRIEALCTSSVLAALQGDVTAGTASKDQARALADRIEDSNLDALVEFAEGCLAVSSGELRQGITRLEKAIVVFRAENDLNQLVPSLVWLALAYEMVGDIQRGRTNYEELIAMTESRGERIWRAMALCDYGFTLWQHGDRGRGTALLEDGLRLSRMVGSQLSYAWALEQFAWTDVEERPERSAVLLGAADELFKAIGGRAPDLTSMATLHEKSWQNAWTLLGDKAFESSIQRGAALSADEAVAYALGERPRTEAPAASGANSALTRREQQVAELVAEGLSNRAIADRLVISQRTVEGHVEHALVKLGFTSRTQLAAWVHEQKPDR; the protein is encoded by the coding sequence GTGGCGAACCGGTTGGGCGAGCAGATCGATTCCAAGCATCCGTGCGGAGCGGAGAAGTCGCGATCAGTCTCGTACAGGCAGACCGTTCTGCGGACGTGCCCCAGTGTCCGCATCCTTGCCACCAGCCGCGAGTCGCTTGATATCCGCGGTGAGATGGTGGTTCGCGTACCTCCGCTGTCGCTGCCGGAACTCACGCGATCGACGTGGTCTCTGCGTGAGATGTCGCAATATGACGCGGTGATTCTGTTCGCACAGCGTGCGGCCAGCGCAGTGCCGGGTTTCACGCTCACCGAGGACAACATCAGCGTGGTCGCTGACATCTGTCGGCGGCTGGAAGGTCTACCTTTGCCGATCGAACTGGCGGCGGCAAGATTACGGGCGATGTCGGTAGAGCAGATAGTGGAGCGTCTCGGCGACCGACTCCGACTCCTCACACTCGGCGGCAGGGGAACGCCGACACGACAGCAGACGTTGAGGTTGTGCATCGACTGGAGCTACGACCTGTGCTCGTCGCGGGAGCAGTGGTTATGGGCCCGGCTGGCCGTGTTCGCCGGTGGTTTCGAACTCGACGCTGCGGAGGGAATCCTTGCGTCCGACACACCAGGAGAGTTGCTTGACCTACTCACGTCTCTGGTCGACAAGTCCGTCTTGATCCGTGAAGAGGTCGGCTCGGTGGTGCGGTATCGACTACTCGACACGATTCGCGAATACGGACGAGAAAAGTTGCACGAAGTGGGCGGATACACGGACCTTCAACGAAAACATAAAGATTGGTACGAGCGACTCGTGTTACGGGCGAAGGCTGAGTGGATCGGTCCGCAGCAGGTGGAGTGGATCGCCAGACTGGAGCGAGAGCAGCCGAATCTGCGCGACGCAATGGAGTTCTCCCTCAGCAAGGACGGTGAGGCGGAGGCCGGCATTCGAATTGTCACCGCGATGTATCAATTTTGGTTCGTCCGTGGACTGTTCAGCGAAGGCCGCCACTGGCTTGATCGTGCACTCGCGAGTAGGGAGGAGGACCAGCGCCCGTTCGACCGCATCGAAGCTCTGTGTACCAGCAGCGTGCTGGCCGCATTACAGGGCGACGTTACTGCCGGCACCGCATCGAAGGATCAGGCACGCGCTCTGGCTGATCGGATCGAAGACTCGAACCTCGACGCCTTGGTCGAATTCGCGGAGGGCTGCCTCGCAGTCTCGAGCGGAGAGCTTCGGCAGGGAATTACCCGCCTCGAGAAGGCAATCGTCGTCTTCCGTGCCGAGAACGACCTCAACCAGCTGGTCCCGTCGTTGGTGTGGCTGGCGCTCGCTTATGAGATGGTAGGAGACATCCAGCGGGGTAGGACGAATTACGAGGAACTCATCGCGATGACGGAGTCGCGGGGGGAACGTATCTGGCGAGCAATGGCGCTGTGTGACTACGGGTTCACTTTGTGGCAGCACGGCGATCGCGGGCGTGGGACTGCACTCCTCGAGGACGGTCTACGACTGTCACGGATGGTAGGTAGTCAACTGAGCTACGCCTGGGCCCTCGAGCAATTCGCGTGGACCGATGTCGAAGAGAGACCGGAGCGGTCCGCGGTGCTGCTGGGCGCCGCAGACGAATTGTTCAAGGCTATCGGCGGTCGCGCCCCTGATCTGACAAGTATGGCCACGTTGCACGAGAAGTCTTGGCAGAACGCTTGGACATTGCTCGGCGACAAGGCATTCGAGTCCTCGATTCAAAGAGGCGCAGCGCTGAGTGCGGACGAGGCGGTAGCCTATGCCTTGGGTGAACGCCCGCGGACCGAAGCGCCCGCGGCAAGTGGCGCAAACTCCGCCCTGACCCGGCGCGAGCAACAAGTAGCCGAATTGGTCGCCGAAGGACTGAGCAACAGGGCTATCGCTGACCGGCTCGTAATTTCACAACGCACCGTTGAAGGTCACGTAGAGCACGCCCTCGTCAAACTCGGCTTCACCTCGCGCACTCAACTTGCTGCCTGGGTCCACGAACAGAAACCCGATCGCTGA
- a CDS encoding PHA/PHB synthase family protein codes for MGTDDSPPAARFVAQPRAGRDPAPQRLPNEPDADQEILVDSVRGANPFVGLTLGQVTSAGARWVGALIKRPKVVAGSVQSWAAEEARVLAGRSAVTPHPRDRRFEDRVWADSPVWKRVAQTYVLTRDAVLGSVDRLDLDEKSAERAKFALMQVIEAAAPTNNLLLNPVAQRTMIETRGQSLVAGGRHFLHDVRHNGGMPSQVDTRPFELGVNTAATPGAVVYRSPMFELIQYSPGASHVRSVPTVLIPPQINRYYFLDLAPGRSFVEYAVSQGLQIFCISWRNPTSRQRDWDLDDYAAACIEAMRIAGNITGSRSVNIAGFCAGGMTTSSVLSHLAMIEPDLVNAATLGVTLVDTDVNSTLNMFASERTVEAALRRSRHRGVLSGDSLAKMFAFVRPNDLIWNYVVSNYLLGQNPPAFDVLAWNSDATNMPAALHATFLDMWLNNALVDAGRASVLGTPIDLGKVKNDMYVVGARTDHLVPWESAFAATRHFGGAVRFVLSNSGHIQALINPPGSPKATYYANGAPAPDPEVWLQGAQRHDGSWWEDWAAWSQERSGDVTDPPKALGNHAYPPRMDAPGRYVTE; via the coding sequence GTGGGAACTGACGACTCGCCACCAGCTGCACGCTTCGTGGCACAACCCAGAGCCGGGAGAGATCCGGCACCACAACGCCTTCCCAATGAACCCGATGCTGATCAAGAGATTCTCGTTGATTCGGTCCGCGGTGCGAATCCGTTCGTCGGCCTCACTCTCGGGCAGGTGACGAGCGCTGGCGCTCGCTGGGTCGGCGCGCTGATCAAACGTCCGAAAGTAGTGGCCGGTTCGGTTCAGAGCTGGGCGGCCGAGGAAGCACGTGTCCTCGCTGGCAGGTCGGCCGTCACGCCGCATCCGAGAGATCGACGCTTCGAGGACCGGGTATGGGCCGATTCACCGGTCTGGAAACGGGTCGCGCAGACCTACGTGTTGACTCGTGATGCCGTCCTTGGATCGGTCGATCGGCTCGACCTCGATGAAAAGTCGGCCGAGCGGGCCAAGTTCGCGCTCATGCAGGTCATCGAAGCCGCGGCGCCGACGAACAATCTACTGCTGAACCCTGTTGCGCAACGAACAATGATCGAAACTCGCGGTCAGTCCCTCGTTGCCGGCGGGCGCCATTTCTTGCACGACGTCCGTCATAACGGCGGCATGCCATCACAGGTCGACACACGCCCCTTCGAGCTCGGAGTCAACACCGCCGCAACTCCCGGCGCCGTCGTCTACCGCTCACCGATGTTCGAACTCATTCAGTACTCTCCGGGCGCCTCGCACGTACGCAGCGTTCCCACTGTGCTGATCCCGCCGCAAATCAACCGCTACTACTTCCTCGACCTCGCGCCAGGCCGCAGCTTCGTGGAGTACGCGGTGAGCCAAGGGCTTCAGATATTCTGTATCTCGTGGCGCAATCCCACTTCCCGGCAGCGTGATTGGGACTTAGACGACTACGCCGCCGCCTGCATCGAGGCTATGAGGATTGCGGGTAACATCACCGGTTCGCGCTCGGTGAATATTGCCGGGTTCTGCGCTGGTGGGATGACGACCTCGTCGGTGTTATCGCATCTGGCGATGATTGAGCCAGATCTGGTCAACGCCGCCACACTCGGCGTCACTCTCGTCGACACCGACGTGAACAGCACCTTGAATATGTTCGCGAGTGAACGCACCGTCGAAGCTGCTCTCCGTCGTTCCCGCCATCGCGGTGTGCTCAGCGGTGACAGTCTGGCAAAGATGTTTGCCTTCGTGCGCCCGAACGATCTGATCTGGAACTACGTCGTGTCGAACTACCTGCTGGGACAGAATCCGCCTGCCTTCGATGTGCTCGCGTGGAACAGTGATGCCACGAACATGCCCGCCGCACTTCATGCCACCTTCTTGGACATGTGGTTGAACAACGCCTTGGTCGACGCCGGGCGCGCGAGCGTACTCGGCACTCCGATCGATCTCGGAAAAGTCAAGAACGACATGTACGTGGTCGGCGCGCGGACCGACCATCTCGTTCCGTGGGAGTCCGCGTTCGCCGCGACGCGGCATTTCGGCGGAGCGGTCCGCTTCGTGCTGTCCAACAGCGGCCACATCCAGGCCCTGATCAATCCGCCCGGCAGTCCGAAAGCGACATACTACGCGAACGGCGCGCCTGCGCCGGACCCGGAAGTGTGGTTGCAGGGAGCGCAACGGCACGACGGATCGTGGTGGGAGGACTGGGCTGCGTGGAGTCAGGAAAGATCGGGCGATGTGACCGACCCGCCGAAAGCCCTCGGCAATCACGCGTATCCACCACGGATGGATGCCCCAGGACGCTACGTCACAGAATAG
- a CDS encoding enoyl-CoA hydratase/isomerase family protein — protein MNRKDKAVEQFGRSDHRGAAFLERRGSVAVITLNRPDLRNVVDAAVSAGVAAAMETLARSPDLRVGIITGAGDAFCAGADVAALSAGHSIDAPGHPEWGFAGFVRHEIDKPVIAAVNGSASGRGLDLVLACNAAIVSSHATLGPREVRRFEDCNFRSGALGGRLRFESVSLRDTLHPETALRCGIIDRIVHPHEVLPEAMRLARALATTRPRPDGIGAAVLRRRAGKDNRRPQRSCGADAHDQRHSRRGTDTPC, from the coding sequence TTGAACAGGAAGGACAAGGCGGTCGAGCAGTTCGGAAGAAGCGATCACCGTGGTGCGGCGTTCCTGGAGCGACGCGGGTCGGTCGCAGTCATCACTCTCAATAGACCCGACTTGCGTAACGTCGTCGACGCGGCGGTCTCAGCCGGGGTCGCCGCGGCGATGGAGACCCTGGCTCGTTCTCCCGATCTTCGAGTCGGCATCATCACAGGCGCAGGAGACGCCTTCTGTGCCGGCGCGGATGTTGCGGCATTGTCCGCCGGGCACAGTATCGACGCACCCGGACACCCGGAATGGGGCTTTGCCGGCTTCGTTCGCCACGAGATCGACAAGCCTGTGATTGCAGCCGTGAACGGTTCGGCCTCGGGCAGAGGCCTCGATCTCGTCCTGGCGTGTAACGCTGCCATAGTCAGTTCCCACGCCACCCTCGGGCCCCGAGAAGTGCGGCGATTCGAGGACTGCAATTTCCGCTCCGGTGCACTTGGCGGCAGACTCCGGTTCGAGTCGGTTTCCCTCAGAGACACGCTCCACCCGGAGACCGCCCTGCGGTGCGGAATTATCGACCGGATCGTTCATCCGCACGAAGTATTGCCGGAGGCCATGCGGTTGGCGCGTGCACTGGCAACGACACGTCCGCGCCCGGACGGGATCGGCGCCGCAGTTCTGCGTCGTCGCGCCGGCAAGGATAATCGCAGGCCGCAGCGATCCTGCGGTGCCGATGCGCACGACCAACGACACTCACGAAGAGGAACCGACACACCATGCTGA
- a CDS encoding alpha/beta fold hydrolase: MSGREDRQQAGCTGYLRVGPMKVRVKIQGTGPPLLMIMGIGGHLDMWEPLAGWFPERSVVMFDFPGTGDSSLPWFPPTMTHCALFVRLLLQNLKLPRADVLGYSWGGLLAQQLAAQHPGTVRKLVLACTGPGVTCIPADLEVAARLLTPKRYYCAEYLASIAPDTYGGRFRHDPSLVEAEVARRLHHPPSWAGYAFQLLAAGTFSTFPLASRISQPTLIVAGDDDPIVKIGNQHILKRLIRNSDLRVLKQAGHLLLLDSPERSAPIIEMFLRASN; encoded by the coding sequence GTGAGCGGCCGAGAGGATCGGCAGCAGGCCGGCTGCACCGGGTACCTTCGGGTGGGCCCGATGAAGGTCCGGGTCAAAATACAAGGAACCGGCCCGCCACTACTGATGATCATGGGCATCGGGGGTCACCTCGATATGTGGGAACCGCTCGCGGGATGGTTTCCCGAGCGGTCAGTGGTGATGTTCGACTTCCCCGGAACCGGGGACTCCTCACTTCCGTGGTTTCCACCGACGATGACGCACTGCGCGCTGTTCGTCCGTCTACTGCTGCAGAATCTGAAGCTGCCCCGAGCAGATGTACTGGGCTACTCGTGGGGTGGTCTACTCGCCCAGCAACTGGCTGCTCAGCATCCCGGCACCGTCCGAAAACTGGTGTTGGCATGCACCGGTCCGGGGGTCACCTGCATCCCGGCGGACCTCGAAGTCGCCGCGAGACTACTCACACCGAAGCGCTACTACTGCGCTGAGTACCTTGCCAGCATCGCTCCCGACACCTACGGCGGCCGCTTCCGGCACGACCCATCACTCGTGGAGGCGGAGGTAGCCCGCCGCCTGCACCATCCGCCGAGCTGGGCAGGATATGCATTCCAACTACTCGCTGCCGGTACCTTTTCCACATTCCCTCTCGCATCGCGCATCTCCCAACCGACCTTGATCGTCGCAGGGGACGACGACCCGATCGTCAAGATCGGAAACCAACACATACTCAAACGCCTGATTCGCAACTCGGACCTGCGAGTCCTGAAGCAGGCAGGCCATCTACTGCTCCTCGACAGTCCGGAGCGATCTGCTCCGATCATCGAAATGTTCCTGCGAGCATCCAACTGA